In one window of Poriferisphaera corsica DNA:
- a CDS encoding FeoB small GTPase domain-containing protein yields MSCSGNCNCSNNSASQPHTFGGSVGLSVRGQSRTIALAGNPNTGKSTVFNALTGLRQHTGNWPGKTVTRAEGHFTFNNFNYKIVDLPGTYSLLSASVDEEIARDYILFSQPDCTVVVVDATALQRNLNLAFQVMEITHKVVLCVNLIDEAARKGFEIDFESLEKKLGIPVIPTSARRKQNLDRLQQAIEDVCTGKIISKPNIPAPPAALKEAIDQTLPLIESIAPGLPSARWVAYRLIEGDVRIRQALENGELQQLAGIKQPATSNPPTSPSPAPKASQSNPAHDKQSA; encoded by the coding sequence ATGAGCTGCTCCGGAAACTGCAACTGTTCCAACAATTCTGCCAGCCAACCACATACCTTCGGTGGCTCTGTCGGACTCTCCGTTCGTGGACAATCGCGCACCATCGCCCTTGCTGGCAACCCCAACACCGGTAAATCAACGGTTTTTAATGCACTCACCGGGTTACGTCAGCACACAGGCAATTGGCCCGGCAAGACCGTCACACGAGCAGAAGGTCATTTCACCTTCAATAACTTCAATTACAAGATCGTCGATCTGCCTGGAACGTATTCACTACTTTCCGCATCCGTCGATGAAGAAATTGCTCGTGACTACATCCTATTTAGTCAGCCCGATTGCACTGTTGTTGTTGTCGATGCGACAGCACTACAGCGCAACCTTAATCTTGCTTTCCAGGTAATGGAGATCACGCATAAAGTTGTGCTTTGCGTCAATCTCATTGACGAAGCGGCCCGTAAGGGATTTGAAATCGATTTCGAATCCCTTGAGAAAAAGTTAGGCATCCCCGTCATTCCGACTTCCGCACGCCGCAAGCAAAACCTCGATAGATTGCAGCAGGCCATTGAGGATGTTTGCACTGGTAAGATAATTTCAAAACCAAACATTCCTGCTCCGCCCGCAGCGTTAAAAGAGGCTATTGATCAAACACTACCACTCATCGAATCCATTGCTCCCGGTCTACCATCAGCACGTTGGGTCGCGTATAGGCTAATCGAGGGAGATGTCAGGATCCGTCAAGCACTTGAGAATGGCGAACTACAGCAGCTAGCTGGCATCAAACAGCCAGCCACCTCCAATCCACCCACCTCGCCCTCTCCAGCACCTAAAGCATCTCAAAGCAATCCTGCCCATGACAAGCAATCTGCTTAA
- a CDS encoding nucleoside recognition domain-containing protein codes for MSSAQDTKQILDKVDAIRKNTGQQFRDQIVTTMYDQAEAITNDVVTRSGKRWTFDATLDYVATHPILGLPFMLGLLALTFYLTIAGANIPSAFLAGLLMEQGGLVGFFEEFGIAIPAYLHYSVYDLLHLATASWMPASLASFFIDGIYLCLGWVISVMLPPMAIFFPIFTLLEDLGYLPRIAFNLDWLFQKSGAHGKQALTMCMGFGCNAAGVTACRIIDSPREKLIAILTNNFMICNGRFPTVIAVALFFSYFLGYSDALVSFTAASIVIGIVLLGVVFTFVTSLILSRTFLKGEASAYTLELPPYRRPAVMRIIYTSLIDRTMFILARACVVAIPAGAAIWICANVNIGDASIATHIENFLQPLGYLMGLDGAILLAYIIAIPANEIVVPTIIMLYIRHNTMIEFEGDMLRKTFLDNGWSLLTAVSLLLFCLLHNPCGTTIWTIYKETRSKKWTIFGSIFPVVLGIVVCIIVAGVWRLIAN; via the coding sequence ATGAGTTCCGCACAAGATACAAAACAAATTCTCGACAAAGTCGATGCCATTCGTAAAAACACCGGCCAGCAGTTCCGCGATCAAATCGTGACTACCATGTACGACCAGGCTGAAGCCATTACGAACGACGTTGTAACACGTTCTGGTAAACGGTGGACGTTCGATGCGACGCTGGATTATGTCGCAACGCATCCCATCCTCGGCCTCCCCTTTATGCTCGGCCTTCTTGCACTCACCTTTTATCTCACGATTGCCGGGGCAAACATCCCATCAGCCTTTCTTGCAGGCTTACTCATGGAGCAAGGCGGTCTCGTCGGCTTCTTCGAAGAGTTCGGTATTGCCATCCCAGCATACCTTCACTACTCGGTATACGACCTCCTGCATCTCGCCACCGCCAGTTGGATGCCTGCGTCACTTGCCTCATTTTTTATTGATGGCATTTACCTCTGCCTCGGTTGGGTCATCTCCGTCATGCTCCCTCCGATGGCCATCTTCTTTCCAATCTTCACACTACTTGAAGACCTCGGCTACCTCCCTCGTATTGCATTCAACCTCGATTGGCTCTTCCAGAAATCCGGTGCGCATGGCAAGCAAGCACTCACGATGTGTATGGGGTTCGGTTGTAACGCAGCAGGTGTCACCGCGTGTCGTATTATCGATTCGCCTCGTGAAAAACTCATCGCGATCCTTACCAATAACTTTATGATCTGTAACGGACGTTTCCCGACAGTTATCGCTGTGGCACTATTCTTCTCTTACTTTCTAGGTTATTCCGATGCTCTCGTTTCATTCACTGCCGCATCTATCGTGATTGGCATCGTCCTACTAGGTGTGGTATTCACTTTCGTGACGTCACTAATACTTTCAAGAACTTTCCTTAAAGGCGAAGCCTCTGCATACACACTTGAACTGCCCCCATACCGCCGTCCAGCAGTGATGCGCATAATCTACACATCGCTTATTGACCGGACTATGTTCATCCTGGCTCGTGCATGTGTCGTCGCGATCCCCGCAGGTGCTGCCATCTGGATCTGCGCTAACGTCAATATAGGTGACGCATCCATTGCCACACACATCGAGAATTTCCTTCAGCCTCTTGGATACCTGATGGGTCTTGACGGCGCGATCCTGCTTGCATACATCATCGCAATCCCTGCAAATGAGATTGTTGTGCCGACCATCATCATGCTATACATTCGACACAATACGATGATTGAGTTTGAGGGTGATATGCTCCGTAAAACGTTTCTTGATAATGGTTGGTCTCTACTGACCGCAGTCTCGCTCCTGCTCTTCTGCCTTCTTCATAATCCTTGTGGCACAACCATCTGGACGATATACAAAGAAACACGCTCAAAGAAGTGGACAATATTTGGCTCAATTTTCCCAGTAGTGTTGGGAATCGTCGTCTGTATTATTGTTGCAGGTGTTTGGCGACTCATCGCGAACTAA
- a CDS encoding heavy metal translocating P-type ATPase, translating to MHTVSLTVQDCTPGQSNQCQGCISQRLDLQPGVTSYRFTNQNDALSVAVTYDPRVLTLAELARQLRCSHAHLDPNIAQMVIKLKGMHNPRCERTIESTINALSGVYATASYPSSSLRLEFDRLQCPLPEIIRRLDLLGYSPVFPAPVDLHTTSQSLGITQKQVEQLPKQTEKYTANKQSNIWNWLRTHPDILLVSISALSFLIGFLIFVLGGSDVWRITFLAIAAITASTQTAPEAVQSIRQFKLDVDVLMFVAATGAASLGHYEEGAFLLFLFGLGAAGEHLALSRARSAINALSTVTPDTADLIHSDGSITTVPVSNLKIGDQVLVKPYARIPSDGEILQGASEVDQATITGEAQPVAKHIGDSVFAGTMNTTNALTLNITKTASESTIARILKLVEEAQTTKSKTQLFTDRIEAVYVPIVFLATILLVVLVPLLTTKSWGLSFLHAMAFLTAASPCALAIGTPAAILCAIARSAKIGVLIKGGIHLEQLAHIKAIAFDKTGTLTTGQPQLLDIVMADQDNEPTELLKLAASVESSISHPLAQAIKRAAEQKKIQLESVLELTQTAGQGASALVKGQRITVGKLPTGIDLSEDLNEHANQLEQQGLTVIYITRNQNHVLGFLSLQDTLRSNAQRTIQQLNDIGITHTSLLTGDHVEAATRLNSLGLSNIHADLLPEDKLNLIDELTKQYKHVAMVGDGVNDAPALAHASIGIAMGAAGSDVALETADIVLPGSNLSRIPNAIQLARRSRKIIIQNLVFALAVIAIVSPLAAIGFANLAVAVFLHEGSTVLVTLNALRLLRFNPDPLPAIDSPHQPAIEQPTLVNA from the coding sequence ATGCATACCGTTTCGCTTACAGTTCAAGATTGTACTCCCGGCCAATCCAATCAGTGTCAGGGTTGTATTTCACAACGCCTGGATTTACAACCCGGCGTCACAAGCTATCGTTTTACAAATCAGAATGACGCGCTGAGTGTTGCTGTAACGTATGATCCTCGTGTACTCACATTAGCTGAATTGGCAAGGCAGCTCCGTTGCTCTCATGCGCATCTTGATCCAAATATTGCGCAAATGGTGATAAAATTAAAGGGTATGCACAACCCGCGGTGTGAAAGAACCATCGAATCAACAATCAATGCTCTTTCAGGTGTATATGCGACAGCATCATATCCTTCCTCCTCTTTGCGCCTTGAATTTGATCGTCTTCAATGCCCGCTGCCAGAAATTATTCGCCGTCTAGATTTACTTGGCTATTCACCCGTTTTCCCTGCGCCAGTTGATTTGCATACAACATCGCAATCTCTTGGTATTACACAAAAGCAGGTCGAGCAATTACCGAAACAGACTGAGAAATACACAGCAAACAAACAATCAAATATTTGGAACTGGCTTCGCACGCATCCTGATATCCTTCTTGTCAGTATCTCAGCCTTATCATTCCTTATCGGCTTTTTAATTTTTGTGTTGGGTGGTTCCGACGTATGGCGCATAACCTTCCTTGCAATCGCCGCAATTACAGCGTCGACGCAAACTGCTCCCGAGGCTGTTCAATCAATTCGTCAGTTTAAACTTGATGTCGATGTTCTGATGTTCGTTGCTGCTACGGGGGCCGCCTCACTTGGTCATTATGAAGAGGGAGCATTTCTTCTATTCCTATTTGGCCTTGGTGCTGCAGGAGAACATCTCGCATTATCACGCGCTCGCTCTGCGATCAACGCGCTGTCAACTGTTACGCCCGATACTGCAGATCTGATCCATTCAGACGGATCGATCACAACAGTGCCTGTATCTAATCTAAAGATAGGCGATCAGGTTTTAGTTAAGCCATATGCCCGGATACCTTCAGATGGAGAAATTCTTCAAGGTGCTTCAGAGGTTGATCAGGCAACTATTACAGGTGAAGCTCAGCCTGTTGCAAAACATATTGGGGACTCCGTTTTCGCAGGAACAATGAATACAACCAATGCGTTGACCCTCAATATCACAAAAACCGCGTCAGAGTCAACGATTGCACGTATCCTCAAACTTGTTGAGGAAGCGCAAACCACTAAATCAAAAACACAATTATTCACAGATCGTATCGAAGCAGTTTATGTACCAATTGTTTTTCTGGCAACGATTCTACTTGTCGTCCTTGTACCTCTTCTCACAACAAAATCATGGGGGTTGTCCTTTTTACACGCGATGGCATTCCTTACCGCAGCCTCTCCATGTGCTCTCGCCATCGGCACACCAGCCGCCATTCTTTGTGCGATTGCACGTTCCGCAAAAATTGGCGTTCTTATTAAAGGTGGAATCCATCTTGAGCAACTTGCTCACATCAAAGCTATTGCTTTTGATAAAACTGGTACGCTCACAACCGGTCAGCCACAGCTACTTGATATTGTTATGGCCGATCAGGATAACGAACCAACCGAGCTATTGAAACTAGCAGCGTCTGTTGAATCCTCAATCTCGCACCCACTTGCACAAGCTATCAAACGTGCTGCTGAGCAAAAGAAAATTCAACTCGAATCAGTTCTTGAATTAACACAGACCGCAGGGCAAGGGGCTTCTGCGCTCGTCAAAGGGCAGCGTATAACTGTTGGTAAATTGCCCACAGGTATTGATTTGTCTGAGGATCTTAATGAACATGCAAACCAGCTAGAGCAACAGGGATTAACGGTTATTTATATAACCCGAAATCAAAATCATGTACTCGGCTTTCTTTCACTCCAAGACACACTACGTTCAAATGCACAGCGAACGATACAGCAACTCAACGATATCGGTATTACACATACTTCATTATTGACAGGTGATCATGTCGAAGCCGCAACACGTTTAAATTCCCTCGGCCTTTCAAATATTCATGCAGATTTACTACCAGAAGATAAGCTTAATCTAATCGATGAATTGACTAAACAGTATAAACATGTAGCAATGGTTGGGGATGGTGTTAATGACGCGCCAGCACTTGCGCATGCCTCAATCGGAATTGCAATGGGAGCTGCGGGTTCTGATGTTGCACTTGAAACCGCCGATATTGTGCTGCCCGGCTCAAATCTTTCACGTATTCCAAATGCGATTCAGCTCGCCCGGAGATCGCGCAAGATTATCATTCAAAATCTAGTATTCGCTCTTGCAGTTATCGCGATTGTTTCACCGCTAGCTGCTATCGGATTTGCTAATCTCGCCGTTGCGGTCTTCTTACATGAAGGATCTACTGTGCTTGTAACCCTGAATGCTTTACGGCTTCTTCGCTTTAACCCAGACCCACTGCCAGCCATTGATTCACCTCATCAGCCTGCAATTGAGCAACCTACATTGGTGAATGCATAA
- a CDS encoding GIY-YIG nuclease family protein, with protein MAKRKELHRTGVYFLVGPDPKNIEQERVYVGEGDNVFDRLSAHNNDNKKDFWVTTIAVTSKDENLTKAHVRYLEHEIVRQLKNAGRVSLANGNEPSEKVLPESDLADMGHFIEMVKMMLPGLGFNMLQPRIDGNKEDIVQLARRATFVMTDVGTDAKAKEIDGEFVVLKGSTARKKGTKGWDSYVLLRDKLVSDGKLSVIKNGFYEFTENVAFSSPSAAAAVVAARNTNGRMSWRLANGAMTYGEWKSAAIEAARKNE; from the coding sequence ATGGCGAAGCGAAAAGAATTGCATCGAACTGGTGTTTACTTTTTGGTTGGGCCAGATCCCAAGAATATTGAGCAGGAGCGGGTATATGTCGGCGAAGGTGATAATGTTTTTGATCGGCTTAGTGCGCATAACAATGATAATAAAAAAGATTTTTGGGTTACAACAATTGCGGTCACAAGTAAGGATGAAAATCTTACGAAGGCACATGTGAGATACCTGGAACATGAGATTGTAAGACAATTGAAAAATGCGGGACGAGTTAGTCTTGCGAATGGCAACGAACCCAGTGAAAAAGTATTGCCAGAGAGTGATCTGGCTGACATGGGGCATTTTATTGAAATGGTAAAGATGATGTTGCCTGGGCTTGGATTTAATATGCTCCAGCCTCGTATTGACGGGAACAAGGAAGATATTGTTCAGCTTGCAAGACGTGCAACATTCGTGATGACTGATGTTGGAACGGATGCGAAAGCCAAAGAGATTGATGGCGAATTCGTTGTATTAAAAGGATCGACTGCACGTAAGAAAGGGACAAAAGGTTGGGATAGTTATGTGCTGCTCAGGGACAAACTCGTGAGTGATGGAAAGTTGAGTGTGATAAAAAATGGATTCTATGAGTTCACGGAGAATGTAGCCTTTAGTAGCCCGAGTGCGGCAGCAGCTGTCGTTGCGGCTCGAAATACAAATGGACGGATGAGTTGGCGTTTGGCTAATGGCGCGATGACATATGGGGAATGGAAATCTGCTGCAATTGAGGCTGCGCGAAAAAATGAATAG
- a CDS encoding mannose-1-phosphate guanylyltransferase, which translates to MRYALIIAGGSGTRLWPMSTQAMPKQLIPFINGKSLLQIAVERLEKVLPHDQIFICAGSSMKQAILDGLPNFSPNNFIEEPTGRDTLNAIALSTAILAQKNPDAVVGVFSADQVIEPVDQFASVVDTGYQIAESTPDSLVTFGIKPTHPATGYGYLQLGAALPSNNGLIVDQYKEKPDLSTAQAYLDAGPDQYLWNSGMFVWQAKTLLECVKRYTPDNYTQIKSITDALDTPQYDAILAEVYPKLPRISVDYAVMEPASQDPDIQVIATPMPIQWLDVGSWPSFKTVCDHDDNQNAQPNTKSTLIDTQNTLVASNDPNHLVTVLGCSDLIVIHTPTSTLVCHKDHAEQIKNLHSQIAETHGPDYL; encoded by the coding sequence ATGAGATACGCACTCATCATTGCCGGCGGGTCCGGTACTCGTCTCTGGCCTATGTCCACACAAGCAATGCCCAAGCAACTCATCCCCTTCATCAACGGTAAATCCCTCCTCCAAATCGCCGTCGAGCGACTCGAAAAAGTACTCCCGCACGACCAAATCTTCATTTGTGCCGGCTCCTCCATGAAGCAAGCCATCCTTGACGGCCTCCCCAACTTCTCACCCAATAATTTCATCGAAGAGCCCACAGGCCGCGACACCCTCAACGCCATCGCGCTCTCCACCGCCATCCTCGCTCAAAAAAATCCCGACGCCGTCGTAGGCGTCTTCTCCGCTGACCAAGTCATCGAACCCGTCGACCAATTCGCTTCCGTCGTCGACACCGGCTACCAAATCGCCGAATCCACACCCGACTCACTCGTCACCTTCGGCATCAAGCCCACGCACCCCGCCACAGGTTACGGCTACCTCCAGCTCGGTGCCGCTCTCCCCTCAAACAACGGCCTCATCGTGGATCAATACAAAGAAAAACCCGATCTCTCCACAGCTCAAGCCTACCTCGACGCAGGTCCCGACCAATACCTCTGGAACTCAGGCATGTTCGTTTGGCAAGCCAAAACCCTTCTCGAATGTGTAAAACGCTATACACCAGATAATTACACTCAGATCAAATCGATCACCGATGCACTCGATACACCGCAGTACGACGCCATCCTCGCCGAGGTCTACCCCAAACTCCCCCGTATCAGCGTCGACTACGCCGTCATGGAGCCCGCCTCGCAAGACCCCGACATCCAGGTCATCGCCACCCCCATGCCCATCCAATGGCTCGACGTTGGCTCATGGCCATCTTTCAAAACAGTCTGCGATCATGACGACAACCAAAACGCGCAACCCAATACAAAATCAACGCTTATAGATACGCAAAACACACTCGTCGCCTCGAACGATCCCAATCACCTCGTCACTGTTCTTGGCTGCTCCGACCTCATCGTCATCCACACACCGACCTCAACGCTCGTTTGCCACAAAGATCATGCTGAGCAAATCAAAAACCTCCACAGTCAGATCGCCGAAACCCACGGCCCCGACTACCTCTAA
- a CDS encoding FemAB family XrtA/PEP-CTERM system-associated protein: MLVHIEHDFDEKTCDQIAHYLRASKSPDVAIEHDVRWLRILRDGLGHRVMAIIARDRNDQIHGYLPLALTRSPLFGRFLVSLPYLNRAGIIADSTEIAHAIIQKAAEAAQWVNAQYLELRHLDQQLPSFSTSKSSPINQIKSDKVLMQLDLTSIQDNDALWQHYSAKVRNQIRKAEKHPLSIQWGSSHLLDAFYGIFAINMRDLGTPVYSKRLFERIIAELPDNAEFGIVSHENQPVAAALLLHDDLASSPRTQIPSASCLRAFNHTNANMFMYHNLLQRALSRGSHIFDFGRSTPDTGTFRFKKQWGATPTACHWHYHLRRGSINAVRPESASMQRKVELWKKMPVWMTKAIGPAIVKGIP, from the coding sequence ATGCTCGTGCACATCGAACATGACTTCGACGAAAAGACTTGTGATCAGATCGCGCACTATCTCCGCGCATCAAAATCACCCGATGTCGCGATCGAGCACGATGTCCGTTGGCTTCGCATCCTTCGCGACGGCCTCGGCCACCGCGTCATGGCCATCATCGCTCGTGATCGCAACGATCAAATCCACGGCTACCTCCCGCTCGCGCTCACACGCTCCCCCCTCTTCGGCCGCTTCCTCGTCTCACTCCCATACCTTAACCGCGCCGGCATCATCGCCGATTCCACCGAAATCGCTCACGCCATCATCCAAAAAGCTGCCGAAGCCGCTCAATGGGTCAACGCTCAATACCTCGAACTCCGTCATCTCGATCAACAACTCCCTTCTTTCAGCACCTCAAAATCCTCACCTATCAATCAGATCAAGTCCGACAAAGTCCTCATGCAACTCGACCTCACTTCCATTCAGGACAATGATGCCCTCTGGCAGCATTACTCCGCCAAAGTACGCAATCAAATCCGCAAAGCAGAAAAGCACCCTCTTTCCATCCAATGGGGATCAAGCCATCTGCTCGACGCTTTCTACGGAATTTTCGCCATCAACATGCGCGATCTTGGCACCCCCGTTTACTCCAAACGTCTCTTTGAACGCATCATCGCCGAACTGCCTGATAACGCAGAGTTTGGCATCGTTTCACACGAAAACCAACCCGTTGCCGCAGCACTCCTGCTTCACGACGACCTCGCATCCTCACCCCGAACACAAATCCCCTCCGCATCATGCCTTCGCGCATTCAACCACACCAACGCAAACATGTTCATGTACCACAACCTCTTGCAGCGCGCGCTTAGTCGCGGCTCACACATCTTCGACTTCGGACGCTCAACGCCCGATACAGGCACATTCCGTTTCAAAAAACAATGGGGCGCAACCCCCACCGCCTGTCATTGGCACTATCACCTCCGTCGCGGCTCCATCAATGCCGTTCGACCTGAAAGTGCATCCATGCAGCGCAAAGTCGAACTCTGGAAAAAAATGCCCGTTTGGATGACCAAAGCCATCGGCCCCGCCATCGTCAAGGGCATCCCCTAA
- a CDS encoding S8/S53 family peptidase → MKASLSIFRLAASFAILAATFSFFTPLNAHHESTPHTHPQNIAPVQNNKGTQQAKPRLSNYQLLGIDAAKQRLGRKMPTGKNIIFGHVEGPAKSYIPNTKLLRFSKVNFNKRSGPSSVAGHATTTASKIYGSSGLAPGVTNVNLFSANSWMGPDFLGLGTGKPPKNEEINIFTNSWIGAEFPGATQLLRRIDYMIDNNGAIVVAGVNNGRNTQVPPLVASSYNGIAVGTWGGEGSSGNYTTIETTGRVKPDIVGIYDKTSFTTPLVAATASLILELAQTRELPQLARPETVKAIILAGATKPWNWKPEPGHTQDKYLGAGILNLNNALLIAEAPQTHTSNPLPDFGWDYASISPTQTHTYNFTIPNNTTKPLTVCLVWNRHILGKSYKLTINKEKNITRDIWVDTPSIADLDLRLLKVNPDNTTRIVTLSDSERDNVEYLYLPKLTSGNYQLQVVRQPDKLKPQAPWPYAIAYRFGGDTWQGDN, encoded by the coding sequence ATGAAAGCATCGCTGTCTATTTTCCGTCTCGCCGCATCATTCGCCATTCTCGCGGCCACTTTCTCATTCTTTACCCCGCTCAACGCACACCACGAATCAACCCCGCACACCCATCCGCAAAACATTGCACCGGTTCAAAACAACAAAGGCACGCAGCAAGCCAAGCCCCGCCTCTCCAACTATCAGCTTCTCGGCATCGACGCGGCTAAGCAGCGCTTAGGCCGCAAAATGCCCACCGGCAAAAACATTATCTTCGGTCACGTCGAGGGCCCCGCAAAATCCTATATCCCCAACACAAAACTTCTACGATTCTCCAAAGTCAATTTCAATAAACGCTCCGGCCCATCCTCCGTCGCAGGACACGCCACGACAACCGCCTCCAAAATCTACGGTTCGTCAGGACTCGCACCCGGCGTTACCAACGTCAATCTCTTCTCCGCGAACTCATGGATGGGCCCCGACTTCCTCGGCCTCGGCACAGGTAAACCACCCAAAAACGAAGAAATTAATATCTTTACTAACTCATGGATAGGTGCTGAGTTTCCCGGCGCGACGCAACTCCTCCGCCGCATCGACTACATGATCGACAATAACGGAGCCATCGTCGTTGCCGGCGTCAACAACGGTCGCAACACACAAGTCCCACCACTTGTCGCCTCCTCATACAACGGAATCGCCGTCGGCACATGGGGCGGCGAAGGTTCCTCCGGCAACTACACAACCATCGAAACCACCGGCCGAGTCAAACCTGATATCGTCGGTATCTACGACAAAACCTCTTTTACAACCCCGCTTGTCGCCGCGACCGCCAGCCTCATCCTCGAACTCGCACAAACCCGCGAGCTCCCTCAACTTGCCCGCCCCGAAACCGTCAAAGCCATCATCCTCGCCGGTGCCACCAAACCTTGGAACTGGAAACCAGAGCCCGGCCACACTCAAGACAAATACCTCGGTGCAGGTATTCTCAACCTCAATAACGCTCTTCTCATCGCAGAGGCGCCTCAAACCCATACTTCAAACCCACTCCCCGATTTCGGTTGGGACTATGCATCGATTAGCCCAACTCAAACGCACACCTATAACTTCACCATCCCCAATAACACAACCAAACCGCTCACCGTTTGTCTTGTATGGAACCGTCACATCCTCGGCAAGTCCTACAAGCTAACCATCAATAAAGAAAAGAACATCACCCGTGATATCTGGGTCGATACCCCCTCTATCGCAGACTTAGACCTTCGCCTACTCAAAGTGAATCCAGACAATACAACGCGCATTGTGACGCTTTCAGATTCTGAGCGTGACAATGTCGAATACCTCTATCTGCCAAAACTAACGTCCGGCAACTACCAGCTTCAAGTAGTCCGCCAACCCGACAAACTAAAACCACAAGCCCCTTGGCCTTACGCCATCGCCTATCGCTTCGGTGGGGATACTTGGCAAGGCGACAACTAA